In Plasmodium brasilianum strain Bolivian I chromosome 1, whole genome shotgun sequence, a single genomic region encodes these proteins:
- a CDS encoding hypothetical protein (Plasmodium exported protein) → MKSFILIKIFTYSNFIWICSYFNCVCTSQKSLDNKNYTDSILDLSNDIFKLVNDKERKNAELNIMLFENGHNDSENSKNNIQSIYYEKQQSLNEDDNSKTENYGKNESKNKNNLTETSNKLFKKWICAICKPFRTIDNVFEKRLYKVFSHIYNYRQCKDPTQKKSLKRSAYKYIALIFVIPGMLSIIGFISLFLSSSFVGNELYLALCGESYENGGETLIKFMENYGGTDIFLLVILLSIFIVVYMLVKFIKYSIKLGRNEVKS, encoded by the exons ATgaaatcttttattttaattaaaattttcacatATTCCAATTTTATTTGGATAtgttcttattttaattgtgtg TGTACTTCCCAAAAATCATTAGATAATAAGAATTATACAGATAGTATATTAGATCTAagtaatgatatatttaaattagtaaatgataaggaaagaaaaaatgcagaattaaatattatgttatttgAAAATGGACATAATGATTCAGaaaattctaaaaataatattcaatCAATATATTACGAAAAACAACAATCATTAAATGAAGATGATAATAGTAAAACAGAAAATTATGGAAAGAATGAATCtaagaataaaaacaatttaacAGAAACATCCAACAAATTATTCAAGAAATGGATATGTGCTATATGTAAACCGTTCAGAACGATAGATAATGTATTTGAAAAACGACTATATAAGGTATTcagtcatatatataattacaggCAATGTAAAGATcctacacaaaaaaaaagtttaaaacGTTCAGCATATAAGTATATTGCcttaatatttgttatacCAGGGATGCTTTCAATTATTGGATTTATATCACTTTTTTTATCGTCCTCTTTTGTTGGcaatgaattatatttagCATTATGTGGAGAGAGTTATGAGAACGGGGGTGAAAccttaataaaatttatggaAAATTATGGGGGTAcagatatatttttgttagttatattattaagtaTTTTTATCGTTGTTTATATGCtagtaaaatttataaaatattcaattaaATTAGGAAGGAATGAAGTTAAatcttaa